One Hordeum vulgare subsp. vulgare chromosome 4H, MorexV3_pseudomolecules_assembly, whole genome shotgun sequence DNA window includes the following coding sequences:
- the LOC123448277 gene encoding vacuolar protein sorting-associated protein 2 homolog 1, protein MSFLFGKRKTPAELLRENKRMLDKSIREIERERQGLQTQEKKLIAEIKKVAKQGQMGAVKVMAKDLIRTRHQITKFYALKSQLQGVSLRIQTLKSTQAMGEAMKGVTKAMSQMNRQMNIPALQKIMRDFEMQNEKMEMVSEVMGDAIDDALEGDEEEEETEELVSQVLDEIGIDINSELVKAPATAVAMPVAAGKAPVQAEAAGGMDGGIDDDLQARLDNLRKM, encoded by the exons ATGAGCTTCCTCTTTGGCAAGCGGAAGACCCCAGCTG AGCTGCTGCGGGAGAACAAGCGGATGCTAGATAAGTCTATTAGGGAGATCGAGAGGGAGAGGCAGGGTCTCCAGACTCAAGAGAAGAAGCTCATCGCGGAGATCAAGAAGGTGGCCAAGCAAGGACAGATG GGAGCtgtaaaagttatggccaaagacCTTATTCGCACAAGGCATCAGATCACAAAATTTTATGCCCTGAAGTCTCAGCTGCAAGGTGTATCTCTTCGTATTCAG ACCCTGAAATCAACACAAGCAATGGGGGAAGCCATGAAGGGCGTCACAAAAGCCATGTCACAGATGAACAGACAGATGAATATACCGGCACTGCAGAAAATAATGCGGGACTTTGAGATGCAAAACGAGAAGATGGAAATGGTCAGCGAGGTTATGGGTGATGCTATCGACGACGCCTTGGAgggtgatgaggaggaggaagaaacagAAGAGCTAGTTAGCCAGGTCCTCGACGAAATCGGCATCGACATCAACTCTGAG CTTGTCAAGGCCCCGGCTACCGCGGTCGCTATGCCGGTTGCTGCAGGAAAGGCGCCTGTTCAAGCTGAAGCTGCGGGCGGGATGGATGGTGGAATAGACGATGACTTGCAGGCGCGGCTTGATAACCTGAGGAAGATGTGA